One Budorcas taxicolor isolate Tak-1 chromosome 13, Takin1.1, whole genome shotgun sequence DNA window includes the following coding sequences:
- the AKR1E2 gene encoding 1,5-anhydro-D-fructose reductase, whose product MEEIPVLGLGTWKAAPGEVTEAVKVAIDVGYRHLDCAYVYHNENEVGVGIQSKIKEGAVRRENLFIVSKLWCTCHKKSLVKAACTRSLKTLKLDYLDLYLMHWPMGFKSGEADLPVDHNGMIIPSDTDFLNTWEAMENLVAAGLVRAIGVSNFNHQQLERLLNKPNLRFKPVTNQIECHPYLTQKNLISFCQSRNVSVTAYLPFGGSSGGMHLMEDPTIQTIAQKHRKSAAQILIRFQIQRNVRVIPKSVNPKRILENFQESVFDFELSEEDMTDLLGLDRNLRLSTFPITENHKDYPFRAEF is encoded by the exons ATGGAGGAGATACCTGTCTTGGGCCTGGGCACCTGGAAG GCGGCTCCAGGGGAGGTAACAGAGGCTGTAAAAGTGGCGATAGACGTGGGCTACCGGCACTTGGACTGCGCCTATGTGTACCACAACGAGAATGAGGTCGGAGTGGGAATCCAGTCCAAGATCAAGGAGGGCGCAGTGAGACGGGAGAACCTGTTTATTGTCAGCAAG ctCTGGTGCACCTGCCATAAGAAGTCCCTGGTGAAAGCAGCCTGCACCCGGAGTCTGAAGACCTTGAAGCTGGACTACTTGGACCTCTACCTCATGCATTGGCCCATGGGCTTTAAG TCCGGAGAGGCAGACTTGCCGGTGGACCACAATGGCATGATCATCCCCAGCGACACGGACTTCCTGAACACGTGGGAG GCCATGGAGAACCTGGTGGCCGCAGGCCTAGTGAGAGCCATCGGGGTGTCAAACTTCAACCATCAGCAGCTCGAGAGACTTctgaataaacccaacttgaggTTCAAGCCGGTGACCAACCAG ATCGAGTGCCACCCGTATCTCACTCAGAAGAACCTGATCAGTTTCTGCCAATCGAGAAACGTGTCCGTGACAGCTTACCTGCCCTTTGGTGGCTCCAG TGGGGGGATGCACCTGATGGAAGACCCTACTATCCAGACGATCGCTCAGAAGCACAGGAAGTCCGCAGCCCAG ATTTTGATCCGATTTCAGATCCAGAGAAACGTAAGAGTGATTCCCAAATCTGTCAACCCAAAGCGGATTCTTGAGAACTTCCAGGAAAGT GTGTTTGATTTTGAATTATCAGAAGAGGATATGACTGACCTCCTCGGCCTGGACAGGAATCTCCGTTTGTCCACGTTCCCCAT aacTGAAAATCACAAGGACTATCCCTTCAGAGCAGAGTTCTGA